One region of Mucilaginibacter gotjawali genomic DNA includes:
- a CDS encoding DUF1972 domain-containing protein, producing MKLRIAILGTRGIPNYYGGFEHISEYVSEGLVKRGHSVTVYNSHNHPYQEDSWNGVEIRHCYDPEYMVGAAGQFAYDFNCLLDARKRNFDVVMIMGYTSSSVWGKLYPPKSTIITNMDGLEWKRSKYSKPVQQFLRYAEKLAVKYSQFYISDSLIIKSYLGEKYNIESKYIPYGADLFSEEEREQVDHREALKEDYFLLMARMEPENNIETILEGFNNSNSHRKFKVLGSTDNRFGKFITHKFKNDERIEFKGSIYNTGKVRALQNNSYLYFHGHSVGGTNPSLLEAMASEALIAAHNNPFNQSVLHTDAFYFSNANEVRNLVETVQRKEPEKIMVNNNLRKIKYQFNWERIIDQYEAFIIECHKNKNHERVIVD from the coding sequence ATGAAATTAAGAATAGCAATTTTAGGAACAAGGGGCATCCCCAACTACTATGGGGGCTTTGAGCATATATCTGAATATGTTTCTGAAGGGCTTGTAAAAAGAGGCCACTCGGTAACCGTTTATAACTCTCATAATCATCCCTACCAGGAGGATAGCTGGAACGGTGTGGAAATACGGCATTGTTATGACCCGGAATACATGGTTGGCGCAGCAGGGCAGTTTGCTTATGATTTTAATTGCCTGTTGGATGCGCGCAAAAGAAATTTTGATGTGGTAATGATTATGGGCTACACCAGCAGTTCGGTCTGGGGGAAGCTTTACCCGCCAAAAAGCACCATTATTACCAATATGGATGGCCTGGAATGGAAACGATCCAAATATTCAAAACCGGTGCAGCAATTTTTAAGATATGCAGAAAAACTTGCTGTAAAGTACAGCCAGTTTTATATTTCGGATTCGCTGATTATTAAATCGTACCTGGGCGAGAAATATAATATAGAAAGTAAATACATTCCTTATGGCGCCGATCTGTTTTCGGAAGAAGAGCGTGAGCAGGTAGATCATAGAGAGGCGCTAAAGGAAGACTATTTTTTATTAATGGCCAGGATGGAGCCCGAAAATAATATCGAAACCATTTTGGAAGGCTTTAATAACAGCAACTCCCACCGGAAATTTAAGGTTTTAGGAAGCACCGATAACCGCTTTGGAAAATTTATCACTCATAAATTTAAAAATGACGAAAGGATAGAGTTTAAAGGATCTATATACAATACCGGCAAGGTAAGGGCGCTGCAAAACAACTCTTACCTGTATTTTCATGGGCATAGTGTCGGGGGCACAAATCCATCTCTGTTGGAAGCAATGGCGAGTGAGGCCCTTATAGCGGCTCACAATAATCCATTTAACCAATCGGTTTTGCATACCGATGCTTTTTATTTCTCCAATGCAAATGAAGTACGTAACCTGGTTGAAACAGTTCAGCGAAAGGAACCGGAGAAAATAATGGTGAACAACAACCTGCGCAAAATTAAGTACCAGTTTAATTGGGAGCGGATCATCGACCAGTACGAAGCGTTTATTATTGAATGCCATAAAAATAAAAATCATGAACGGGTTATTGTTGATTAA
- a CDS encoding glycosyltransferase family 4 protein codes for MKVALITRSTLFTAPGGDTVQVKQTANGLAELGVDAEILLSNQAICYSDYNLLHFFNIIRPADILYHSKKANKPFVVSTILVNYSEYDKNHRKGIGALFSYLPGDSIEYLKTIARWVLGRDHLASLDYTWKGQRKSIIEILGKTSIALPNSESEYRRLQQKYCSKVKYAVIPNGIDPALFKNDPAIKKDKYMVLCVARIEGVKNQLNLIRALNNTRFRLFIIGAPAPNQPGYYRQCREMAANNIAFIDQLPQEDLVAYYGRAKVHVLPSWFETTGLSSIEAAAMSCNIVITDKGDTREYFESDAFYCDPSNPQSILEAVEQASNAPCGEKLQQKILNQYTWKQTAIQTLKAYQLTATP; via the coding sequence ATGAAGGTAGCACTCATCACCAGATCAACGTTATTCACTGCGCCCGGAGGCGATACCGTGCAGGTTAAGCAAACTGCAAACGGATTGGCTGAATTGGGAGTGGATGCTGAAATTCTTTTATCAAACCAGGCTATTTGTTATAGTGATTATAACTTGCTGCATTTTTTTAACATTATCCGCCCTGCTGATATTCTTTACCACAGCAAAAAAGCTAACAAACCGTTTGTAGTTTCAACCATATTGGTAAACTACAGCGAGTATGATAAAAACCACCGCAAAGGTATAGGCGCGTTATTCAGTTACTTACCCGGCGACAGTATTGAATATCTCAAAACAATCGCCCGCTGGGTATTGGGCAGGGATCATCTGGCCAGCCTGGATTATACATGGAAAGGGCAGCGGAAGAGCATTATTGAAATATTAGGGAAGACAAGCATCGCCCTCCCTAATTCTGAATCGGAATACCGCCGGCTTCAACAAAAATACTGCAGTAAGGTGAAGTATGCCGTGATACCAAATGGCATCGACCCGGCTTTATTCAAAAATGATCCTGCCATAAAAAAAGATAAATACATGGTGCTATGTGTGGCCAGGATAGAAGGGGTAAAAAACCAGTTGAACCTGATCAGGGCGTTAAATAATACCCGGTTCCGTTTATTTATCATCGGCGCCCCGGCGCCAAATCAGCCAGGTTATTACCGGCAATGCCGGGAGATGGCGGCCAATAACATCGCCTTTATCGACCAGCTCCCGCAGGAGGATTTGGTAGCCTATTACGGCAGGGCTAAAGTACATGTACTGCCCAGTTGGTTTGAAACCACCGGGCTAAGTTCAATAGAAGCGGCCGCTATGAGCTGCAATATTGTGATAACAGACAAAGGGGATACCCGCGAATACTTTGAAAGCGACGCCTTTTATTGCGACCCATCAAATCCGCAAAGCATACTTGAGGCTGTTGAGCAGGCAAGTAATGCCCCCTGCGGTGAAAAATTACAACAAAAAATACTGAATCAATACACCTGGAAACAAACCGCAATACAAACATTAAAAGCATACCAGTTAACAGCTACACCATGA
- a CDS encoding glycosyltransferase family 2 protein, with amino-acid sequence MYRDDPKVTVLMPAYNAGKYIGEAIASVLCQSFTEFELLIVNDGSTDETVEIIMSFKDPRIVLIHQENKGVASALNAGLAVARAPFIARFDADDICYPGRLKVQYDFITTYPEYSIIGAAADYVDVDGHFIFTHHPEAHLNEEIQQLKYSVCPFIHSSVFYKKEVIIENGGYNENAYTYEDHFLWVNILKNEKACNLSQALIKVRLNPESVTIDEKWHSRKFLSIKYETLRKRSITEAEGIALYQISGKHYSPKIKEGAYYALCGKKFLLNNYQPERARTHMVRAIGLQPFRLDNYLLYTVSYLPERVINWLHRIHPEQV; translated from the coding sequence TAATGCCGGCCTATAATGCAGGTAAATATATCGGGGAAGCAATAGCCTCCGTGTTGTGTCAATCATTTACTGAATTTGAATTGTTGATCGTTAATGATGGGTCGACAGACGAAACGGTTGAAATTATAATGTCTTTCAAAGATCCGAGGATTGTATTGATCCACCAGGAAAACAAGGGCGTTGCTTCGGCGCTTAATGCAGGCCTCGCCGTTGCGAGGGCCCCTTTTATTGCAAGATTTGATGCGGATGATATTTGCTACCCCGGCAGGCTAAAGGTTCAATACGATTTTATAACAACGTATCCGGAGTACAGCATCATTGGCGCTGCGGCCGATTATGTGGATGTGGACGGGCATTTTATTTTTACGCATCACCCGGAAGCGCACCTGAATGAGGAGATCCAGCAGTTAAAATATTCGGTATGCCCTTTTATCCACTCCAGCGTTTTTTACAAAAAGGAAGTTATTATTGAAAATGGAGGCTATAACGAAAATGCTTATACCTACGAGGATCATTTTTTATGGGTGAATATTTTAAAAAATGAAAAGGCCTGCAATCTTTCACAGGCGCTGATCAAAGTACGGCTTAACCCTGAATCTGTGACGATTGATGAAAAATGGCATTCGCGGAAATTCCTTTCGATTAAATATGAAACGCTGAGAAAACGCAGCATAACCGAAGCCGAGGGTATTGCACTTTACCAGATAAGCGGCAAGCATTATTCACCCAAAATAAAGGAGGGTGCCTATTATGCCTTATGCGGAAAAAAATTTCTGTTGAATAATTATCAGCCCGAACGGGCGCGGACTCACATGGTAAGGGCCATTGGGCTGCAGCCATTTCGCCTGGATAATTACCTGCTTTATACGGTGAGTTATTTGCCTGAAAGAGTTATTAACTGGCTTCATCGGATCCACCCGGAACAAGTATAA